Below is a window of Corynebacterium kalinowskii DNA.
CGACGTCCCATTGTTTGTGATCGACCCAGACCCGCACACGATCACCTGGAACGACATTTTGAGAAGGCTTAACTGCGACACCATTGAGCTTCACGTGGCCCGCTTTGCATGCTTCGGCCGCAGCGGAGCGAGTCTTGACAATGCGGACAGCCCACACCCAAGCGTCTATTCGAACGGATTCCACCCGCGGCCTAGTATTCGTCGCGGTGATTAACA
It encodes the following:
- a CDS encoding RNA-binding S4 domain-containing protein — translated: MESVRIDAWVWAVRIVKTRSAAAEACKAGHVKLNGVAVKPSQNVVPGDRVRVWVDHKQWDVEVVQTLKKRVGAAIARTCYVDHSPPPPPKELILSMPRRDRGAGRPTKRERRETDRLMGR